Proteins encoded together in one Telopea speciosissima isolate NSW1024214 ecotype Mountain lineage chromosome 4, Tspe_v1, whole genome shotgun sequence window:
- the LOC122658168 gene encoding nucleobase-ascorbate transporter 3-like, whose protein sequence is MVETTQQPPQVVPPPPLVAGPRAFPPAEQLHQLHYCIHSNPSWPEAVLLAFQHYIVMLGTTVMISSLIVPQMGGDNKDKARVIQTLLFMGGINTLLQTFLGTRLPTVMSASSAYVIPVMSVINDFSNSVFTNEHERFVHTVRAIQGSLIVSSFLNIIIGYSKAWGNFTRFFSPVVIVPVVCVVGLGLFGRGFPRVADCIEIGLPMLILLVICQQYLKHVHESTHSLLERFALLFCIAIIWAFAAILTVGGAYNGVREQTKINCRTDRSYLMSSAPWIRIPYPFQWGAPIFRASHIFGMMGAALVSSAESTGTYFAAARFAGATPPPAHVLSRSIGLQGIGTLLDGIFGAAFGTSASVENVGLLGLTHVGSRRVVQISTTFMIFFSIFGKFGAFFASIPLPIFAAVYCVLFGLVAAVGISFIQFTNNNSMRNLYILGLSLFLGISIPQYFSDYTASDGHGPVKSPGGWFNDILNSIFSSPPTVAMIIGTLLDNTLDAGRAAEDRGLPWWVPFQNRKGDVRNEEFYSLPLRIHEYIPTRFL, encoded by the exons CGGAAGCGGTCCTTCTGGCTTTCCAACATTATATTGTGATGCTAGGAACTACGGTCATGATTTCATCCCTTATTGTTCCTCAAATGGGTGGAGACAAT AAAGATAAAGCCCGTGTGATTCAGACATTGCTATTTATGGGGGGAATCAATACACTTCTTCAAACATTTCTTGGGACGCGACTTCCTACAGTGATGAGTGCATCTTCTGCATATGTGATACCAGTTATGTCAGTTATCAATGATTTCTCTAATAGTGTCTTCACAAATGAGCATGAG AGATTTGTTCATACTGTGAGAGCTATTCAAGGGTCTCTGattgtctcttcttttcttaataTCATAATCGGGTACAGCAAGGCATGGGGGAATTTTACAAG GTTCTTCAGTCCTGTTGTTATTGTTCCAGTGGTCTGTGTTGTGGGTCTTGGTCTGTTTGGGAGGGGCTTTCCCCGG GTTGCTGACTGCATTGAAATTGGTCTGCCCATGCTAATTCTATTGGTTATCTGCCAGCAA TATTTGAAGCATGTTCATGAGAGCACACATTCCCTACTTGAGAGGTTTGCCTTGCTTTTCTGCATTGCAATTATCTGGGCTTTTGCTGCTATCCTTACTGTTGGTGGTGCTTACAATGGTGTCCGTGAGCAGACTAAGATAAACTGCCGCACTGACCGTTCTTACCTAATGTCATCAGCTCCTTG GATTAGAATTCCATACCCTTTTCAGTGGGGTGCACCCATTTTCCGTGCCAGTCATATCTTTGGCATGATGGGAGCAGCACTTGTTTCATCAGCTGAG TCAACTGGAACATATTTCGCTGCTGCACGTTTTGCAGGAGCTACACCACCTCCAGCACATGTCCTTAGTCGAAGCATTGGCCTGCAG GGTATTGGCACGCTGCTTGATGGGATATTTGGTGCTGCTTTTGGTACTAGCGCATCCGT TGAAAATGTTGGCCTTCTTGGATTGACACATGTAGGGAGCCGGAGAGTAGTCCAGATATCAACTACATTCATGATCTTCTTCTCAATATTTG GGAAGTTTGGGGCCTTTTTTGCATCGATTCCGTTGCCAATATTTGCTGCTGTATACTGTGTTCTATTTGGACTTGTTG CTGCGGTTGGAATTTCATTTATTCAGTTCACCAACAATAACTCCATGAGAAATCTCTACATcttgggtctctctctcttcctgggaatatccattcctCAGTATTTTAGTGATTACACTGCTTCGGATGGGCATGGACCAGTCAAATCACCCGGAGGATGG TTCAATGACATATTGAATTCAATATTCTCATCACCTCCAACTGTGGCAATGATTATTGGGACGCTGCTTGATAATACACTCGATGCCGGGCGTGCAGCTGAAGACAGAGGACTGCCTTGGTGGGTGCCCTTCCAGAATAGGAAGGGAGATGTCAGAAATGAAGAGTTCTATAGCCTTCCCCTTAGAATACATGAGTATATTCCCACCAGATTTCTCTAA